One window from the genome of bacterium encodes:
- a CDS encoding class I SAM-dependent methyltransferase, with protein MEYSKTVTDSYYKAKNSFNVTDKRSLEILNEIGVSGKRILDFGCGDGRYAILFRDMGAAEVIGIDSSAEMISRAREAASDINFIEAGGEAIPFEDGYFQVVFANFVLHHFKNVQSPIAEVARVLANGGYFLATFNTFELSDPVLYNTEIPLRLGDETVYTTVHNLAKADSEMQEALVRGGFDILSFEEINHPFCNLAPSYEFKSAVIKVKTIICLAQKVTD; from the coding sequence ATGGAGTACTCAAAGACAGTCACGGATTCCTACTACAAAGCGAAGAATTCCTTCAATGTTACGGACAAGCGTTCGCTCGAGATTCTCAACGAAATAGGCGTCTCTGGTAAGCGCATCTTGGACTTCGGGTGCGGCGATGGGAGGTACGCGATTCTCTTTCGAGACATGGGCGCGGCGGAAGTCATCGGTATTGATTCGAGCGCAGAAATGATAAGCCGTGCGCGTGAGGCCGCCTCAGATATCAACTTTATTGAAGCGGGCGGGGAGGCGATACCGTTTGAAGACGGATATTTTCAAGTGGTTTTCGCGAATTTCGTACTCCATCATTTTAAAAATGTACAGAGCCCGATTGCGGAGGTCGCGCGCGTTCTTGCGAACGGAGGATACTTCTTAGCAACATTCAATACTTTCGAACTAAGCGATCCTGTTCTTTATAACACCGAGATTCCTTTGCGCCTCGGAGATGAAACGGTTTATACGACTGTCCATAATCTTGCGAAGGCAGATAGCGAAATGCAAGAAGCCCTAGTAAGGGGCGGCTTCGATATTCTCTCGTTTGAAGAGATCAATCATCCGTTCTGCAACTTAGCACCATCTTATGAGTTTAAAAGTGCGGTAATAAAAGTTAAGACGATCATTTGTCTGGCCCAGAAAGTCACGGATTAG
- a CDS encoding recombination protein O N-terminal domain-containing protein: MRHKYGTSAIVLARAPLSEDSALVTLLTTDLGLVRARAQGLRKPGAKLAAALQTLSESEVILVRGKDAWRLSGAVLSQNRFQAMPHGARLRAARVSGLILRLVAGESADPALYAVFSGFLEALASRPESEHDAAECLAALRILRALGLDAGAEAPGAFGSAELAAISANRSSVVSRINRGLTASGL, encoded by the coding sequence ATGCGGCATAAGTACGGGACATCCGCTATCGTGCTCGCGCGCGCTCCGCTCTCCGAAGACAGCGCCCTCGTTACCCTCCTTACGACCGACCTCGGCCTCGTGCGCGCCCGTGCCCAGGGACTCAGAAAGCCGGGTGCGAAGCTTGCCGCCGCGCTCCAAACTCTTTCGGAAAGCGAAGTCATACTCGTTCGCGGAAAGGATGCCTGGCGGTTGTCGGGCGCGGTCCTGTCCCAAAACCGCTTCCAGGCCATGCCGCACGGCGCGCGCCTTAGGGCGGCCCGCGTTTCCGGCCTTATCCTCCGTCTCGTCGCGGGGGAGTCGGCCGACCCCGCTCTCTACGCGGTCTTCTCGGGTTTTCTTGAAGCGCTCGCATCGCGTCCCGAAAGCGAGCATGATGCTGCGGAGTGTCTTGCGGCACTCCGCATACTTCGGGCGCTCGGGCTCGATGCGGGAGCCGAAGCACCCGGCGCATTCGGCTCCGCGGAACTGGCAGCCATTAGCGCCAATCGCAGTTCCGTTGTGTCCCGCATCAACCGGGGCCTTACGGCATCGGGGTTATGA
- a CDS encoding glycine--tRNA ligase, whose protein sequence is MEAADKMEKIVSLAKRRGFVYPSSEIYGGFAGVYDFGPLGVELENNLKAQWWRKMVYDRDDIVGLDAAIFMNPRVWEASGHTKGFSDPMAECKVCNTRIRVDKALESIGIVADEKMSEDEINKLFDAHRAEIACEKCGSHDFSLARKFNLLVKSNLGDFTEQGSAPAYLRGETCQGIYVDYKNVLDSNPMKLPFGIAQIGKAFRNEISPRQFLFRGREFEQMEMQYFTRPEQEMSEYEKLREYRWNAILELGFDADNLRWKRHENLVFYAKDAWDIEYRFPWGFDELEGIHARGDYDLTQHSKGSGKSLDYFDEESGTRFIPHIIESSGGVGRLFFAILLDAYQEDELGGEKRIRLALSPKVAPVKAAVFPLLKNKPELVEKAREVRAALKKIHPAIAWDDNGNIGKRYRRQDEIGTPWCVTIDFDTLGEMPELKDTVTLRDRDTGAQERLTVGQVAERLRATLS, encoded by the coding sequence ATGGAGGCTGCGGACAAGATGGAGAAGATCGTGTCGCTCGCGAAGCGCCGGGGGTTCGTGTATCCGAGCTCCGAAATCTACGGCGGTTTCGCCGGGGTCTACGATTTCGGCCCTCTCGGCGTCGAACTCGAAAACAACCTGAAAGCGCAGTGGTGGAGAAAGATGGTATACGATCGGGACGATATCGTCGGCCTCGATGCGGCGATCTTCATGAATCCGCGCGTCTGGGAAGCGAGCGGCCATACGAAAGGCTTCTCAGACCCGATGGCGGAGTGCAAGGTGTGCAATACGCGCATACGGGTTGATAAGGCGCTCGAATCGATAGGAATCGTGGCTGACGAGAAGATGAGCGAGGACGAGATAAACAAGCTCTTCGACGCGCACCGGGCGGAAATCGCGTGCGAGAAGTGCGGGAGCCACGATTTCTCTCTGGCGCGAAAGTTCAATCTGCTCGTGAAGTCGAATCTCGGCGACTTCACCGAACAGGGCAGCGCCCCGGCATATCTTCGCGGAGAGACATGCCAGGGCATTTACGTGGACTACAAGAACGTGCTCGACTCGAACCCCATGAAATTGCCGTTTGGCATCGCGCAGATCGGCAAGGCGTTCCGGAACGAAATATCGCCGCGGCAGTTTCTCTTTCGCGGGCGCGAGTTCGAACAGATGGAAATGCAGTATTTTACGCGTCCGGAGCAGGAGATGTCCGAGTACGAGAAACTCAGGGAGTACCGATGGAATGCGATCCTCGAACTGGGATTTGACGCGGACAATCTTCGCTGGAAACGGCATGAGAATCTCGTGTTCTATGCGAAAGACGCGTGGGATATCGAATATCGTTTCCCGTGGGGGTTCGACGAGCTCGAGGGTATTCACGCGCGCGGCGATTACGACCTTACGCAGCACTCGAAAGGAAGCGGGAAGTCGCTCGATTACTTCGACGAAGAAAGCGGCACCCGCTTCATCCCGCACATCATAGAATCCTCGGGAGGTGTCGGGCGCCTGTTCTTCGCGATTCTTCTCGATGCGTATCAGGAGGACGAACTTGGCGGAGAAAAGCGGATACGTCTCGCGCTCTCGCCGAAGGTCGCGCCGGTGAAAGCGGCGGTCTTTCCGCTCCTCAAAAACAAGCCGGAACTCGTCGAAAAGGCGAGGGAAGTGCGCGCGGCCCTTAAGAAGATCCATCCGGCAATCGCCTGGGACGATAACGGCAACATCGGCAAGCGCTACCGGAGGCAGGACGAGATCGGAACGCCCTGGTGCGTGACAATCGACTTCGATACGCTCGGGGAGATGCCGGAACTTAAGGACACCGTGACGCTTCGCGACCGGGATACCGGAGCGCAGGAGCGCCTTACGGTCGGGCAGGTTGCCGAGAGACTAAGGGCAACGCTTTCATAA
- a CDS encoding AI-2E family transporter: protein MDKQFSITITPGTMLMALVIAAGAYALWTLKGLVLLLITAVVLASAIRPGVHFFMRYRFPRVLAVLAMYLIVFGAVFIVLFFFFPPILDEAGGFFSSVPHYLESVNLPASLTDQGGGGNVLGELLALRDGLAAGSQGAINLLAAFFGGAFSLFLVIVLSFYFSVQESGVEDFIRLITPVSKEQYVVGLWRRSQQKIGLWMQGQLLMSLLAGILVYLGLLILGVPYALLLGIFTAMCEIIPVFGSFIAAVPAIVVAWTFGGTPLAFIVAGLFVVVNQFEANLIYPLVVKKIIGVPPLLVIVALIAGGELAGFLGVFLSVPLAAILQEFVSDIDKARRERARLAA, encoded by the coding sequence ATGGATAAGCAGTTCTCGATCACCATCACCCCGGGAACGATGCTCATGGCGCTCGTTATCGCCGCGGGCGCCTATGCCCTCTGGACGCTCAAGGGCCTCGTGCTTCTCCTCATTACCGCCGTCGTCCTCGCCTCGGCGATACGCCCCGGCGTGCATTTCTTTATGCGGTACCGCTTCCCGCGCGTGTTGGCGGTCCTTGCCATGTATCTCATCGTGTTCGGCGCGGTGTTCATCGTGCTGTTTTTCTTCTTCCCGCCGATACTCGACGAGGCGGGCGGCTTCTTCTCAAGCGTCCCGCACTATCTTGAGAGCGTGAATCTTCCCGCTTCGCTCACCGACCAGGGCGGGGGAGGCAACGTGCTTGGCGAGCTGCTCGCGCTTCGCGACGGGCTTGCGGCCGGTTCCCAAGGCGCGATCAATCTTCTTGCCGCGTTCTTCGGCGGCGCGTTCTCGCTCTTCCTCGTTATCGTCCTCTCGTTTTATTTCTCCGTGCAGGAGTCGGGCGTCGAGGATTTCATACGCCTCATCACGCCGGTCTCGAAGGAGCAGTATGTCGTCGGCCTCTGGCGGCGTTCGCAGCAGAAGATCGGCCTCTGGATGCAGGGACAGCTTCTCATGTCGCTTCTCGCAGGCATTCTCGTCTATCTCGGCCTCCTCATTCTCGGCGTTCCCTATGCTCTGCTTCTTGGCATCTTCACGGCGATGTGCGAAATCATCCCGGTCTTCGGCTCCTTCATCGCGGCGGTTCCGGCGATCGTCGTCGCCTGGACATTCGGCGGGACGCCCCTTGCGTTCATTGTCGCCGGGCTCTTCGTCGTCGTGAACCAGTTCGAGGCGAACCTCATCTACCCGCTCGTGGTGAAGAAGATCATCGGCGTGCCGCCGCTCCTCGTCATCGTCGCCCTTATCGCGGGCGGGGAACTCGCCGGGTTCCTCGGGGTTTTCCTCTCGGTCCCGCTCGCGGCGATTCTCCAGGAGTTCGTGAGCGACATTGACAAGGCGCGCAGGGAGCGCGCGCGCCTTGCGGCATAA
- a CDS encoding class I tRNA ligase family protein, with protein sequence MAEPQEKSEVAKREEETLAFWKDARIFEKTLEKPAPKGEFTFYEGPPTANGKPGIHHIEARAFKDAIPRYKTMQGYRVARHAGWDTHGLPVELEVEKKLGFSGKKDIETYGIAAFNKKCRESVFSYIDEWARFTTRIGYWVDQSKAYFTFDPSYMEVLWNIFAKIAKDGRVYKDYKVVPWCPRDETALSSHELAQGYEDVKDLTITAKFKAIDPQKNGLPGNTHLLAWTTTPWTLPGNVGLAVGGDITYGIYEKDGENLVAATALAEKLGLGKPAAELAGTVLTGLQYEPLYPFAKELAPESEKPRFGAAFKVYAADFVTTTDGTGIVHTAVMYGQEDFDLGNQVGLPKVHLVNPQGRFVSGTGFLENRFAADEDVAVDIVKDLAARGLLFAKGKYEHSYPFCWRCKTRLIYYARDSWYIRMQDLRGTLVEENNKIGWVPAHIREGRMGEWLANAKDWAISRERYWGTPLPVWRSENGEEQVVIGSIEELKARTKKSGNTYFVIRHGEAENNVKNILSSVFPGTCHLTEQGRTDVQREADRLTTQKIDLIVVSPLLRTRETADIVARTLNLPESSVVVDERFREFDTGTFEGKPRTEFWAAVPTMESWMQETLLGGFESFVSIKRRVGEALYALERDYSSKNILIVTHDAAAQALFDVASGKSRAEILAYQVENDFIEHAKAKKFDFVPLPHNEDYELDLHRPYIDDVVLLSDKGTELRRVKEVMDVWFDSGAMPFAQGANEKGGASLSEYLSGIAYPADYISEAIDQTRGWFYTLLAVGTLMERGTAYKNVICLGHLLDANGQKMSKSKGNVVEPFAEMEKWGVDALRFWMYSVNRAGDSKNFDEKTVKEAVRTLNWFEQSARFYALFKGETQHAEGTLQPTDVWMNARTAATAREVTEALDAYELYDATRSVSRLFEDLSQWYVRRIRDRVKDGDVAALKVLRETLHTGALLLAPFAPFLAEDVFKTVRSESDPESVHLADWPSAAATPDARLIEDMARVRSLASEALQLRQKADMKVRQPLAKLFVPGELSSELAKILAEEVNVKEVVTGAAGISLDTALTPGLIAEGDERAFTRAVAEARKSLGLSPQDAAQAVKAEDGPYAAELSTGTVRFRLDRNAA encoded by the coding sequence ATGGCGGAGCCGCAAGAGAAATCGGAGGTCGCGAAGCGCGAGGAAGAGACGCTCGCGTTCTGGAAAGACGCCCGGATATTCGAGAAGACGCTTGAAAAGCCCGCTCCCAAAGGAGAATTCACTTTCTATGAAGGTCCCCCGACAGCTAACGGGAAACCCGGTATTCATCACATCGAGGCGCGTGCTTTCAAGGACGCGATACCGCGATACAAAACCATGCAAGGCTATCGTGTGGCCCGTCACGCCGGGTGGGACACGCATGGGCTTCCGGTGGAGCTCGAAGTCGAAAAGAAGCTCGGCTTTTCGGGCAAGAAGGATATCGAAACGTACGGCATAGCGGCGTTCAATAAGAAATGCCGGGAGAGCGTATTCAGCTATATCGACGAGTGGGCTCGCTTTACGACGCGCATCGGATACTGGGTCGACCAGAGTAAGGCGTATTTCACCTTCGACCCTTCCTATATGGAGGTGCTGTGGAATATCTTCGCGAAAATCGCGAAGGACGGGCGCGTCTACAAGGACTATAAGGTGGTGCCGTGGTGCCCGCGCGACGAGACGGCTCTTTCTTCCCATGAGCTTGCGCAGGGATATGAAGACGTGAAAGACCTTACGATAACGGCGAAGTTCAAGGCGATCGACCCGCAGAAGAACGGACTCCCTGGGAATACGCACCTGCTTGCATGGACCACGACGCCGTGGACGCTTCCGGGGAACGTCGGACTCGCGGTGGGTGGCGATATCACGTACGGCATATACGAGAAGGACGGCGAGAATCTCGTCGCCGCGACCGCGCTTGCGGAAAAACTGGGCCTTGGGAAACCGGCCGCCGAGCTTGCGGGAACGGTATTGACCGGGCTTCAGTACGAGCCGCTCTATCCGTTTGCGAAGGAGCTCGCGCCGGAGAGCGAGAAGCCGCGATTCGGTGCGGCTTTCAAAGTCTATGCTGCGGATTTCGTCACGACCACGGACGGCACCGGCATCGTGCATACGGCCGTTATGTACGGACAGGAAGACTTCGACCTTGGGAATCAGGTCGGTCTCCCGAAGGTCCATCTCGTGAATCCCCAAGGCAGGTTCGTGTCGGGTACCGGATTCCTCGAAAACCGGTTCGCTGCGGACGAAGACGTCGCAGTCGATATCGTCAAAGATCTTGCCGCGCGCGGACTCCTGTTCGCAAAGGGCAAGTACGAGCACTCGTATCCCTTCTGCTGGCGCTGCAAGACCCGTCTCATCTATTACGCGCGCGATTCGTGGTATATCCGCATGCAGGACCTGCGCGGAACGCTCGTCGAAGAAAACAACAAAATAGGCTGGGTACCGGCGCATATCCGCGAAGGAAGAATGGGGGAGTGGCTCGCGAACGCGAAGGACTGGGCGATATCGCGGGAACGGTATTGGGGCACTCCTCTGCCGGTGTGGCGAAGCGAAAATGGGGAGGAGCAGGTTGTCATCGGCTCCATCGAGGAGCTTAAGGCGCGGACGAAGAAAAGCGGGAATACATATTTCGTGATACGGCACGGCGAAGCCGAGAATAACGTCAAAAATATTCTCAGCAGCGTATTTCCCGGAACTTGCCACCTCACAGAGCAAGGAAGGACAGACGTACAGCGTGAAGCTGACAGGCTTACAACACAAAAGATTGATCTGATTGTCGTTTCTCCGCTCCTGCGAACGCGCGAGACCGCCGATATCGTTGCGCGCACGCTTAATCTTCCAGAATCCTCGGTTGTCGTTGATGAACGCTTTCGTGAATTCGACACCGGTACCTTCGAAGGCAAACCGCGCACTGAATTCTGGGCTGCGGTACCTACCATGGAAAGCTGGATGCAAGAAACTCTTTTGGGAGGGTTTGAATCATTCGTTTCCATAAAGCGACGTGTCGGTGAGGCGCTGTACGCTCTCGAGCGAGACTATAGCAGCAAAAACATTCTTATCGTTACGCATGATGCGGCGGCGCAGGCTCTTTTTGACGTTGCCTCCGGCAAATCGCGCGCGGAAATTCTCGCATATCAAGTCGAGAATGATTTTATCGAACATGCTAAGGCTAAGAAGTTTGATTTCGTTCCGCTCCCGCACAACGAAGACTACGAGCTCGATTTGCATCGTCCGTATATCGACGACGTCGTGCTTCTGTCCGACAAAGGCACGGAGCTTCGGCGCGTGAAGGAAGTAATGGATGTGTGGTTCGATTCCGGAGCGATGCCGTTCGCCCAAGGCGCGAATGAGAAAGGCGGCGCATCGCTTTCCGAATATCTGTCGGGTATCGCATATCCCGCCGATTACATCTCCGAAGCGATCGACCAGACGCGCGGCTGGTTCTATACCCTGCTTGCGGTCGGGACGCTCATGGAGCGCGGTACCGCGTATAAGAATGTCATCTGCCTCGGACACCTGCTTGATGCGAACGGACAGAAGATGAGCAAGAGCAAGGGCAATGTCGTCGAGCCGTTCGCCGAGATGGAAAAATGGGGCGTCGATGCGCTCCGGTTCTGGATGTACAGCGTGAACCGGGCGGGGGATTCGAAGAACTTCGACGAGAAGACGGTCAAGGAGGCGGTGCGCACTCTCAACTGGTTCGAGCAGAGTGCTCGTTTCTACGCTCTCTTCAAAGGCGAGACTCAGCATGCGGAAGGTACCCTGCAGCCGACAGATGTCTGGATGAACGCCCGGACGGCCGCTACGGCGCGTGAGGTTACGGAAGCGCTCGATGCGTACGAGCTGTATGACGCGACCCGTTCGGTATCAAGACTCTTCGAAGACCTTTCCCAATGGTACGTGCGGCGCATACGCGATCGCGTAAAGGACGGCGACGTCGCCGCGCTTAAGGTGCTGCGCGAGACGCTCCATACCGGAGCCCTGCTCCTGGCTCCGTTTGCGCCGTTTCTTGCCGAGGACGTATTTAAAACCGTCCGAAGCGAAAGCGATCCGGAAAGCGTGCACCTCGCTGACTGGCCTTCCGCAGCCGCCACGCCCGACGCCCGACTTATCGAAGACATGGCACGAGTGCGCTCGCTCGCGTCAGAAGCGCTCCAGCTTCGCCAGAAGGCCGATATGAAAGTGCGCCAGCCGCTCGCAAAGCTCTTTGTTCCGGGAGAACTGTCGTCCGAACTCGCGAAAATCCTTGCGGAAGAGGTGAATGTGAAGGAGGTGGTGACGGGAGCCGCCGGAATCTCGCTCGACACCGCGCTTACGCCCGGCCTCATTGCCGAAGGGGACGAGCGCGCGTTTACCCGCGCGGTGGCGGAGGCGAGGAAATCCCTCGGGCTTTCCCCGCAGGACGCCGCGCAGGCGGTGAAGGCCGAAGACGGCCCGTATGCGGCGGAGCTGTCGACCGGCACGGTGCGGTTCCGCCTGGACAGAAATGCGGCATAA
- the metG gene encoding methionine--tRNA ligase: MARYVTTTIPYVNADQHIGFALELVQADALARFWRLSGEEVFFSTGTDEHGQKIFQSAEKVGQDVQAYVDDYAGRVRSLRETLALTNDGFMRTTSPEHIRAAEEMWKRCEAAGDIYKKAYVGWYCVGCEAYKTEKELADGHCVLHPNLELQEISEENHFFRYSKYQDRLIEYLARPDVVIPEWRREEALSFVKGGLEDFSISREKARLSWGVPVPGDDTQVMYVWFDALTNYISALGWPGDADGNFKKFWEEGQTLQTAGKDQVRFQSLMWQAMLFSAGIKNTDQVFYHGFINSGGQRMSKSLGNVISPGELVAKYGTDATRYMLLRHVHPVEDSDVTWERLDEWYTANLTNGLGNLVARVMKLAETHLPEPVARPAPSEAFPKEYIDAFAAFRFDQALDYIFARIQAADERITAEEPFKLVKNDPEKGRAIIAGLAAELYWIARFLSPFMPSTSEKIKEAVTENKKPENLFPRLG, from the coding sequence ATGGCGAGATACGTAACGACAACGATTCCGTACGTGAATGCCGATCAGCATATCGGCTTCGCGCTCGAGCTTGTGCAGGCCGACGCGCTTGCGCGTTTCTGGCGGCTTTCTGGCGAAGAAGTATTTTTCTCGACTGGAACCGACGAGCACGGGCAAAAGATATTCCAGTCAGCCGAAAAAGTAGGACAGGATGTGCAGGCCTACGTCGACGACTATGCGGGACGGGTACGCTCGCTTAGGGAGACGCTCGCACTCACTAACGACGGGTTCATGCGGACGACGAGCCCCGAGCATATCAGGGCTGCCGAGGAGATGTGGAAGCGGTGCGAGGCAGCGGGGGATATATATAAGAAGGCCTATGTTGGCTGGTATTGCGTCGGATGCGAAGCGTACAAGACGGAAAAGGAGCTGGCCGACGGGCATTGCGTGCTCCACCCAAATCTCGAGCTCCAGGAGATTTCGGAAGAAAATCATTTCTTTAGATATTCAAAGTATCAGGACCGCCTGATCGAGTACCTCGCCCGTCCGGATGTCGTAATTCCTGAGTGGAGGAGGGAGGAGGCGCTCAGCTTCGTGAAAGGAGGGCTCGAGGATTTCAGTATCTCGCGCGAGAAAGCGCGGCTTTCGTGGGGGGTTCCGGTTCCGGGAGACGATACGCAGGTTATGTACGTCTGGTTCGACGCTCTTACGAACTACATCTCGGCGCTCGGATGGCCCGGAGACGCGGACGGCAATTTCAAGAAGTTCTGGGAGGAAGGACAAACGCTCCAGACGGCAGGGAAGGATCAGGTGCGATTCCAGTCGCTTATGTGGCAGGCGATGCTCTTTTCGGCCGGCATTAAGAACACCGATCAGGTCTTCTATCACGGATTCATAAATTCCGGCGGGCAGCGGATGAGCAAGAGTCTCGGGAATGTCATAAGCCCGGGCGAGCTTGTTGCGAAATACGGTACGGACGCCACCCGCTACATGCTGCTTCGGCACGTGCATCCGGTTGAAGATTCCGATGTCACGTGGGAGCGGCTTGATGAGTGGTATACCGCGAATCTTACGAACGGCCTCGGGAACCTCGTCGCGCGTGTGATGAAGCTTGCCGAGACGCACCTTCCGGAGCCGGTCGCGCGTCCTGCCCCGTCGGAAGCGTTTCCGAAAGAATATATTGATGCGTTCGCAGCTTTCCGTTTCGATCAGGCGCTCGATTACATATTCGCGCGCATACAAGCTGCCGACGAACGCATCACGGCCGAAGAGCCGTTCAAGCTCGTGAAGAACGATCCGGAAAAGGGAAGAGCGATCATTGCCGGGCTCGCCGCCGAGCTCTATTGGATTGCCCGTTTCCTCAGTCCTTTCATGCCGTCGACGAGCGAGAAAATAAAAGAGGCGGTTACGGAAAATAAGAAACCGGAGAATCTGTTTCCGAGGCTTGGGTAA
- a CDS encoding dihydroneopterin aldolase, protein MKKKERLLSRLKSTSKSSSVRTCPAQATMYETLFHWFDLKEEIKTIVEEKSFNLVERLASEIMDLVLAHKQACSVQVSVKKPQAWKGSGYPSVTLRKVKGI, encoded by the coding sequence ATGAAAAAGAAAGAACGTCTCCTCAGCCGTTTGAAATCGACATCGAAATCGAGCTCTGTTCGGACCTGCCCGGCACAAGCGACGATGTACGAGACACTATTTCATTGGTTCGACCTGAAGGAAGAGATTAAAACTATCGTCGAGGAGAAGAGCTTTAATCTCGTAGAGCGGTTGGCAAGCGAAATCATGGATCTTGTGCTTGCGCACAAACAAGCATGCTCGGTTCAAGTTTCCGTCAAGAAGCCCCAGGCATGGAAAGGCAGCGGCTATCCGAGCGTTACGCTCAGGAAGGTAAAAGGAATATAA
- a CDS encoding sulfotransferase has protein sequence MNKVFNIGFNKSGTTSLTRACEVLGFRSLHWLYEDRRLCDVIEEEKSRNRRFFESLEDYNFFSDFNGKYYFRELDEQYPGSKFILTIRDLEGWLDSREKHVIRNQRDPDYKHDWLTVDRKAWAEDYWRYQAELDAYFKDRSGDSLIMNIAGGDGWDTLAPFLGKEIPTVPFPVENRAASFENIT, from the coding sequence ATGAATAAGGTTTTCAATATAGGTTTCAATAAATCCGGCACAACCTCTCTTACCCGCGCATGCGAGGTGCTGGGTTTCCGGTCTCTTCACTGGTTGTACGAGGACAGGAGGCTGTGCGATGTTATTGAGGAAGAGAAGAGCCGAAACCGGCGTTTCTTCGAGTCTTTGGAAGACTATAATTTCTTTTCTGATTTCAACGGCAAATATTATTTCAGGGAACTGGACGAACAATATCCGGGAAGCAAGTTTATCCTCACTATCCGTGATCTCGAAGGCTGGCTTGATAGCAGGGAGAAACACGTCATCCGAAACCAGCGGGATCCGGATTACAAGCACGACTGGCTGACCGTGGACCGGAAAGCGTGGGCCGAAGACTATTGGAGATACCAGGCAGAACTCGATGCGTATTTCAAAGACCGGTCCGGCGATTCTCTTATCATGAATATAGCCGGAGGCGACGGATGGGATACGCTCGCCCCCTTTCTTGGGAAGGAAATTCCAACGGTTCCATTTCCGGTTGAAAACAGGGCTGCCAGCTTTGAAAATATTACATAA